The nucleotide window TGCCTTGCCGAAGCCGTCACCCAAGCCCCGTGAAGGGGTCTCACGAGCCCTACTATCGGCTCGCCATGACAGCAGCAGGGAAGCACCAGGTGAGCCGGTCAACCGGTCGCCGGCTGGGGCGGGCGGGCATCCGGGACGTGGCCGCCGCAGCCGGTGTGTCGATCACGACTGTCTCCGACGCGCTCAACGGCAAGGGCCGGCTTCCGGATGCCACCCGTAGCCATGTCCGTGAGGTGGCCGACCGGCTGGGCTACCGCCCGTCCGCAGCCGCCCGCACCCTCCGTACCGGCAAGTCGGGCCTCCTCGGCCTGACCGTGACCACGTACGGGGATGAACCTTTCACCTTCACCGAATTCGCCTACTTCGCCGAGATGGCCAGAGCCGCCACCTCCGCGGCCCTGGCCCGCGGCTATGCGCTGGTCATCCTCCCCGCGACCTCCCGCCACGACGTGTGGTCCAACGTCGCCCTGGACGGCACCGTCGTCATCGATCCCGCCGACGGCGATCCCGTCGTCACCGAGCTCGTCCGGCACGGCATCCCCGTCGTCTCCGACGGCCGGCCCGGCGGTGCCCTGCCGGTCACCGGCTGGGTCGACAACGATCACGAGGCGGCCGTCCTCGGCTTGCTCGACCATCTCGCCGACGCCGGCGCCCGCCGTATCGGGCTGCTCACGGGCAACACCACCGACACCTACACACGACTGTCGACCACCGCCTATCTGCACTGGTGCGAGCGGGTCGGCCAGGACCCGGTGTACGAGTCCTACCCGGCGCACGACCCGTGCGCGGGGGCGGTCGCCGCCGACCGGCTGCTGGCCCGCCCGGACCGCCCGGACGCGGTCTACGGGCTCTTCGACCCCAACGGCACGGATCTGCTCGCCGCCGCCCGCCGCTACGGGCTGCGGGTACCGGAGGACCTGCTGCTGGTGTGCTGCAGCGAGTCCACCCTCTACGCCGCCACCGAGCCGCCCGTCACCACGCTGTCCCTCAAGCCGCGCCGCATCGGCACCGCCGTCGTCCAGATCCTCATCGACGCCATCGAGGGGCTCGACACCGGCCGGCCCATCGAACAGGTCATACCGACCGACCTGATCGTCCGGGCCTCGTCCCAGCGGCGCTCGCCCAGAACGACCGTCAGTCCACCACGGGGACCCACCGGCGACTGATCTTGCTCGCACATACGGAGGACCGAACGCTCACTTCAGCACGGAAAAAACCGGGTGATCCCGGGAAAAATCATCCGCGAATGCCGGGCTCCGGCGGATTGACCACCCCCGGGTGCGTCACAACCCGCTACCGGCATTCCTATGATGGGCGCACGACACCGCGGACCGCCGTCGACCAGGCAAAGGTCCGAGAGGTGCACGGCGGCGCGACGGTGGAGGGGTCGATGACTCAGGGGGCCAGTCAGGGACCCATGGTGTGGACCATGGCGGGAGCAGCTCCGGCGTCCGTACCGCCGCCCGGAGTGCCCTCCGGCATGACCGCCGGGTCCCCCGTGCCGCCTGCCGGCCCCTCGCTCCCGCTGCCCGCCGGCGCCCCGGCCGCACCGCCTGCCGCGCCCCCCGTGGTGCCGCCCGCCGCCCCGCCGGCCGACCTGCCCGAGGAGTACACGCCGACCGCGCGTGACCTGCCGGTCATCGAGCCCGGCCGTACGGACACCCTGATCGACCGGCCGGCGGTCATCCCGGAGCCGGCCCCGGACCCCGACGCGCCCGACGGCATGGGCCCGTTGTACGTCGTCGGCGATGTGCACGGCTACTACGACGAGCTACGCGAGGCGCTGGCCGCCGAGGGCCTGATCGACGCCGACGGCAGCTGGGCGGCCGGCAACGCCCGGCTCTGGTTCCTCGGCGACTTCACCGACCGCGGTCCGGACGGCATCGGCGTCATCGACCTCGTCATGCAGCTCTCCGCCGAGGCCGCGGCCGCCGGCGGCTACTGCAAGGCGCTGATGGGCAACCACGAACTGCTGCTGCTGGGCGCCAAGCGGTTCGGCGACACCCCCGTACAGTCAGGCGCCGGCACCGCCTCCTTCCAGGCCGCCTGGCTCCTCAACGGCGGCCAGAAGACCGATATGGACCGCCTGGAGGACCACCACCTCCAGTGGATGGCCCGGCTGGATGCCGTGATGGAGGAGGACGGGCATCTGCTCGTGCACTCCGACACCACCGCCTACCTCGATTACGGCGACTCCATCGAGGCCGTCAACGACACCGTGCACGACGTGCTGACGCGCAGCGAAGCGGACGAAGTCTGGGATCTGTTCCGGAAGTTCACCAAGCGCTTCGCCTTCCGTGACGAGTCCGGCTCCGAGGCCGTGCGGGAACTCCTCGACGCCTACGGCGGCGACCGCGTCGTCCACGGCCACAGCCCGATCCCGTATCTGCTGGGCGAGGTCGGCGCGGAGGACGGCGAGAGCGAGAGCGTCGCGGTCGACGGTCCGCATGTCTACGCCGATGGTCTGGCCATCGCCATGGACGGCGGTATCACGATGGCCGGGAAGCTCCTGGTCGTTCAACTTCCTTTGGCCGGCTGAGCGTTATCGGTTCGGCCGGACATGTGCCGGGGGGCCGGAGGCCGGGAGGGAACCGGGTGACGCCACGGACACAAACCGGTCGTGGCATTACTCAAATTCCGCAAACTCTCTGTCACGCCGCGCCGGTGTCGCTCTACCATCGGACTATCCGTAGCAGGCTCTCCTCCGTTTCTGCCCACAACCCGGCCCACGCCGGCCGTACGGCCCTACGGAGCATCGGGGGATCCATATGAACAGCGCTCCGCACCTGCTGAACGAGGACCGCGCGGAATTCGCGCGCATCCTCGATGAGGCGCTGCGTACCGCCGAATACCGCCCGGACGACCTCACCAGTGGCACGGGACAGCAGCTCAGCAGCGAGCAGTTGCGCGCGATGGCGCTCAGCGCCACCACCGCCATCGCCGCCTGCGCCACGGCCGAATATCAGCGTTACGTGCAGCTGCGCGCCGAGGTGCGCGCGCCGGCGCATGCACCGTCCGCGGCCGGTGCGGACGGCGAGGAGCCGGCCGGGGCCGCCGACGAGGGTGCAGGACCGGCCACCCTCGACGAGGCGGAGGCCACCGGCGCCGGGCTGACCGCCATGATCGCCGTGCTCGCCCCCGTCCTCGCCGGCATCGCCGCCGTCCTCTTCCTCCTCATCGGCTATGTGCTGAGCGCCATCAGCCCCGACAAGTCCCTGGCCCGGCCGCTGATCAACGTCGGCTGGATCTTCGCGGCGCTGACCGCCGCGGGCACCCTCGTCGCGATGGGCGGTCTGCTCCTCACGGCGCTGCGCAACGGTTCGTCCGCCCAGGCCCCCAGAGCCGATGACCTGGGCGAGGCCCTGCATCTGGCTCACGAGGCCTGGCGCGGCGCCCTCTTGGAGCGCGGCCTGCTGCCGTTTCTCCGTGAGGCCCTCGCCGACCCCGCTGCCCGGCCGGACGACGACCCCGGCCGCTACGTCCCGCGACGCACCACCTCACCCGAGAGCCGCATCCCGACCCTCGGCTACACCCGCCCCGAGTTCTCCAGCCCCGACAACGGTTCCTCCGGCTCCCGTCCGCGCTACTCCAGCCCGGACTTCACCAGCCCGGATTACGGCGGGCCGGATCACCCGCCGGAGTAGGGCGCGCGTACGGACCGCACGAGGACGAAGCGCTGTCTTGGTGGGAAGCAAGGACCTTCCCACCAAGACAGCGCGCGGGACGGGCCCCGGTCAGTCGGCCAGCGGCAGGTACACCCGGTTCCCCGCGGCGGCGAACTCCTTGGACTTCTCCAGCATCCCCGCCTCGACCTCCTCGGGCGTCGCGTCCGGCTCCCCGCCGAACTGCTCGGTGATGCTTCGGCTGATCTTCATCGAGCAGAACTTCGGCCCGCACATCGAGCAGAAGTGCGCCGTCTTCGCCGGCTCGGCGGGCAGTGTCGCGTCATGGAAGGCGCGGGCCGTGTCCGGGTCGAGGGCCAGGTTGAACTGGTCCTCCCAGCGGAACTCGAAGCGGGCGTCGGAGAGTGCGTCATCCCATTCCTGGGCGCCCGCGTGCCCCTTGGCCACGTCCGC belongs to Streptomyces sp. NBC_01454 and includes:
- a CDS encoding metallophosphoesterase: MAGAAPASVPPPGVPSGMTAGSPVPPAGPSLPLPAGAPAAPPAAPPVVPPAAPPADLPEEYTPTARDLPVIEPGRTDTLIDRPAVIPEPAPDPDAPDGMGPLYVVGDVHGYYDELREALAAEGLIDADGSWAAGNARLWFLGDFTDRGPDGIGVIDLVMQLSAEAAAAGGYCKALMGNHELLLLGAKRFGDTPVQSGAGTASFQAAWLLNGGQKTDMDRLEDHHLQWMARLDAVMEEDGHLLVHSDTTAYLDYGDSIEAVNDTVHDVLTRSEADEVWDLFRKFTKRFAFRDESGSEAVRELLDAYGGDRVVHGHSPIPYLLGEVGAEDGESESVAVDGPHVYADGLAIAMDGGITMAGKLLVVQLPLAG
- a CDS encoding LacI family DNA-binding transcriptional regulator, whose product is MTAAGKHQVSRSTGRRLGRAGIRDVAAAAGVSITTVSDALNGKGRLPDATRSHVREVADRLGYRPSAAARTLRTGKSGLLGLTVTTYGDEPFTFTEFAYFAEMARAATSAALARGYALVILPATSRHDVWSNVALDGTVVIDPADGDPVVTELVRHGIPVVSDGRPGGALPVTGWVDNDHEAAVLGLLDHLADAGARRIGLLTGNTTDTYTRLSTTAYLHWCERVGQDPVYESYPAHDPCAGAVAADRLLARPDRPDAVYGLFDPNGTDLLAAARRYGLRVPEDLLLVCCSESTLYAATEPPVTTLSLKPRRIGTAVVQILIDAIEGLDTGRPIEQVIPTDLIVRASSQRRSPRTTVSPPRGPTGD